A genomic window from Thunnus thynnus chromosome 12, fThuThy2.1, whole genome shotgun sequence includes:
- the mul3 gene encoding mitochondrial ubiquitin ligase activator of nfkb 1-A, whose amino-acid sequence MGDFPVNPLVIIGVGSSFAFSGLFYHLYQEKKKELKKLKEIPIFKPDQHLVRVLKASPHKRLQYVAVEGLVQADGEPLASQFVPRCFGVIQRIAAEEHWKYWNTLTRTWNSRTMNSKETKNSVPFSLVSPGVYFTDLYVKVQNPLEASGCYLERVYHRVRRAEEGLVNVVMQGLSGEKPVAMEESEELLRVGTTLTGFGEVVLEGGQVMRLQAPQDGRKYILVPTDYRSFIDGHESSASMWKTLTAVTGITGASLLARVIYNLVKKQDDK is encoded by the exons ATGGGTGACTTTCCTGTAAACCCTCTGGTTATAATCGGTGTAGGATCCAGCTTCGCCTTTTCTGGCCTGTTCTATCATTTATaccaagaaaagaagaaagagttGAAAAAGCTGAAG GAAATACCCATTTTCAAACCAGATCAACATTTGGTCAGGGTACTGAAAGCGTCTCCCCACAAGAGGCTCCAGTATGTTGCTGTAGAAG GTCTGGTCCAGGCAGACGGGGAGCCTCTGGCCAGCCAGTTTGTCCCACGATGCTTTGGTGTGATTCAAAGGATAGCAGCAGAGGAACACTGGAAATACTGGAACACCCTCACCAGGACATG GAACTCTCGGACAATGAACTCGAAAGAAACCAAAAACTCTGTGCCCTTCAGTCTGGTCAGCCCCGGGGTCTACTTCACTGACTTGTATGTGAAGGTGCAGAACCCTCTGGAGGCCTCTGGGTGCTACTTGGAGAGGGTTTACCACCGAGTGAGACGCGCTGAGGAGGGCTTGGTGAACGTGGTGATGCAGGGCCTGAGCGGGGAGAAACCTGTGGCGATGGAGGAGAGCGAGGAGCTGCTGCGGGTGGGTACCACCCTGACTGGGTTTGGGGAGGTGGTGCTGGAGGGAGGCCAGGTGATGAGGCTGCAGGCCCCTCAGGATGGCCGCAAGTACATCCTGGTGCCCACTGACTACAGGAGCTTCATAGACGGGCACGAGAGTTCAGCCAGCATGTGGAAGACGCTGACTGCAGTTACTGGCATCACTGGAGCTTCTCTTTTAGCTCGAGTCATTTACAACCTGGTcaaaaaacaggatgacaaataG